One window from the genome of Cinclus cinclus unplaced genomic scaffold, bCinCin1.1 SCAFFOLD_32, whole genome shotgun sequence encodes:
- the LOC134057283 gene encoding olfactory receptor 14A16-like yields the protein MPVIVQWRFDSPSGQLVLLKTTQLELVQNSVFTNPTDQSTSVPPLLRVICVHIDWAVIFPQAIRLHTPMFFFLLNLALTDLGSICTTVPKAMHNSLWHTNNISYSACAAQVFFFSYFMSAEIYLLTIMCYDRYVSICKPLHYGTLLGSRACAHMAAAAWASAFLHALLHTANTFSLPLCQGNGLGQFFCEIPQILKLSCSHSYLRELGLIAVGGCLAFGCFVFIVFSYVQIFRAVLRIPSEQGRHKAFSTCLPHLAVVSLFLSTAFFAYLKPPSISSPSLDLSLSVLYSVVPPALNPLIYSLRNQELKAALWTLMTGRFQKL from the exons ATGCCCGTGATC GTGCAGTGGAGGTTTGACTCTCCTTCAGGTCAGCTTGTCCTGCTCAAAACCACCC agctggagctggtgcagaacTCTGTCTTCACCAACCCCACAGACCAAAGCACCTCGGT TCCCCCACTGCTGAGGGTCATCTGTGTCCACATTGACTGGGCTGTCATCTTCCCCCAGGCCATCAGG ctgcacacccccatgttcttcttcctgctcaacctggccctcactgacctgggctccatctgcaccactgtccccaaagccatgcacaattccctctggcacaccaacaacatctcctactctgcatgtgctgctcaggtgtttttcttttcgTACTTCATGTCAGCAGAGATTTACCTtctgaccatcatgtgctacgaccgctacgtgtccatctgcaaacccctgcactacgggaccctcctgggcagcagagcttgtgcccacatggcagcagctgcctgggccagtgcctttctccatgctctgctgcacacagccaatacattttccctgcccctgtgccagggcaatggcctgggccagttcttctgtgaaatccctcagatcctcaaactctcctgctcacactcctacctcagggaacttgggctcatTGCTGTTGGTGGCTGTTTAGCttttggctgttttgtgttcattgttttctcctatgtgcagatcttcagggctgtgctgaggatcccctctgagcagggaaggcacaaagccttttccacctgcctccctcacctggccgtggtctctctgttcctcagcactgccttttttgcctacctgaagcccccctccatctcctccccatccctggatctgtccctgtcagttctgtactcagtggtgcctccagccctgaaccccctcatctacagcctgaggaaccaggagctcaaggctgcactgtggacactgatgactggaaGGTTTCAGAAACTGTGA